One genomic segment of Hevea brasiliensis isolate MT/VB/25A 57/8 chromosome 3, ASM3005281v1, whole genome shotgun sequence includes these proteins:
- the LOC110642605 gene encoding aluminum-activated malate transporter 8, with translation MEIESATQEKAGPFTRGWNWLKALPDKSKAKVMNVAKSMRKLGQDDPRRVIHSLKVGLALTLVSLLYYSRTLYDGFGIAGIWAVLTVVVVFEFTVGGTLSKSLNRSFATFLAGALGLGAQHLASIFGEKGEPIVIGFLVFLLGAASTFTRFFPRIKARYDYGVLIFILTFSMVSVSGVRVVELLELAHQRLSTIVIGGATCIIVSMCICPVWAGEDLHNLVTSNIEKLASYLEGFGDEYFHCKSEDEEGKVNVSKKDKPFLQGYRSVLNSKSTEDSMANLARWEPRHGRFCFRHPWKQYLKIGAITRQCAYHIEALNGYINSNIQASEEFQSKIQEPCTKMSQESCKALRSLASAIKTMTDSSPANIHVENSKTAINELKFAVNKASSLEKAELLAIVPAATVASTLIEIVKCVEKLSEAVHELANLAHFKPVEATATQEKPQLSLHRGTVNPVLDGDNTDHITITIDANPTDSSENEKSQAPKSLASGTV, from the exons ATGGAAATTGAATCAGCAACTCAAGAGAAGGCTGGACCCTTCACTAGAGGATGGAATTGGCTTAAGGCCTTGCCTGATAAGTCCAAGGCCAAGGTGATGAATGTTGCAAAGAGTATGAGAAAGCTTGGACAAGATGACCCAAGAAGAGTCATTCACTCCCTCAAAGTGGGACTTGCTCTTACATTGGTGTCCCTATTATATTATTCTAGGACTCTCTATGATGGTTTTGGGATTGCAGGAATATGGGCTGTGCTAACAGTGGTAGTAGTCTTTGAATTCACTGTAG gTGGTACCTTAAGCAAGAGTTTGAATAGAAGTTTTGCAACTTTTCTAGCCGGTGCATTAGGGCTTGGAGCTCAACACTTGGCAAGCATCTTTGGAGAGAAAGGAGAGCCTATAGTTATTGGATTCCTTGTTTTCCTTTTAG GTGCAGCATCTACATTCACTCGATTCTTTCCAAGAATCAAGGCAAGATATGACTATGGAGTCTTGATATTTATATTAACATTCAGTATGGTGTCGGTATCTGGTGTTCGAGTTGTAGAGCTCTTAGAATTGGCTCATCAAAGGCTATCAACAATAGTAATAGGTGGAGCAACCTGCATAATTGTATCCATGTGCATCTGTCCTGTTTGGGCTGGTGAAGATCTTCATAACTTGGTTACTTCCAATATAGAAAAGCTTGCAAGCTACCTTGAAG GTTTTGGAGATGAATATTTTCACTGCAAATCTGAGGATGAAGAAGGGAAGGTTAATGTCTCCAAAAAAGACAAGCCATTTCTTCAAGGATATAGAAGCGTCCTCAATTCAAAATCCACAGAGGATTCCATG GCAAATCTTGCAAGATGGGAGCCTAGACATGGCCGATTCTGCTTCAGGCATCCATGGAAGCAATACTTGAAGATTGGAGCCATCACAAGGCAATGTGCTTACCATATTGAAGCTCTTAATGGCTATATCAACTCTAATATCCAA GCATCAGAGGAATTCCAGAGTAAAATTCAAGAACCATGCACAAAGATGAGTCAAGAGTCCTGCAAGGCACTGAGATCACTAGCCTCAGCAATCAAAACAATGACTGATTCTTCCCCTGCAAATATCCATGTGGAGAACTCCAAAACTGCCATTAATGAACTCAAATTTGCTGTGAATAAAGCTAGCTCATTAGAGAAAGCAGAGCTCCTAGCAATAGTGCCGGCTGCAACAGTTGCATCGACATTAATAGAGATCGTAAAATGTGTGGAAAAACTATCTGAAGCAGTGCATGAACTTGCTAACCTAGCACATTTCAAGCCTGTGGAAGCTACTGCGACACAAGAGAAACCTCAGTTATCGCTTCACCGAGGAACTGTAAATCCTGTTCTTGATGGTGATAATACGGATCATATTACTATTACAATAGATGCAAACCCCACAGATTCCTCAGAAAATGAGAAGTCTCAAGCACCAAAAAGCCTAGCCAGCGGCACCGTCtag